Proteins encoded in a region of the Cygnus olor isolate bCygOlo1 chromosome 4, bCygOlo1.pri.v2, whole genome shotgun sequence genome:
- the IL15 gene encoding interleukin-15 isoform X5, which yields MSRRHHRKEKKLMNTARKIMEVEGASLLHSIALKTHLKSICLQYHMYLLLNSHFFFLLKNKTGLTIFFLCAYIPKTEADHCKWTDVLKDLEQIKTSKDIDVSLYTANTDEDKECQEPIMRCFFLEMKVILHECYIKNCSKTQDVFNILKNGNARFKNNEMLPESLPDQFLHNIWDSETDAGI from the exons ATGAGCCGCCGGCatcataggaaagaaaaaaagctgatgaaCACTGCTAGGAAGATCATGGAAGTGGAGGGAGCGTCTCTATTGCACAGTATAGCTCTG aaaacacaccTGAAAAGTATTTGTCTGCAATACCATATGTATCTTCTTCTGAAcagccatttctttttccttttgaagaatAAGACTGGACTGACCATCTTCTTCCTATG TGCTTATATACCAAAGACAGAGGCAGATCACTGCAAGTGGACAGATGTTCTGAAAGATTTGGAGCAGATCAAGACATCCAAA GACATTGATGTCAGTTTATATACTGCAAACACAGATGAGGAt aaagaatgCCAAGAACCTATAATGAGATGCTTTTTCTTAGAGATGAAAGTGATTCTTCACGAATGTTATATCAAAAATTGTAGTAAAACACAGGATGTATTCAACAtattgaaaaatggaaatgcaagatttaaaaataatgag ATGCTGCCAGAAAGTCTTCCAGACCAGTTTTTGCACAACATTTGGGACTCTGAGACAGATGCTGGAATTTGA
- the IL15 gene encoding interleukin-15 isoform X2: MVLGMFLHKCQKLVFLLGGRVCFSSPGALLLKSICLQYHMYLLLNSHFFFLLKNKTGLTIFFLCAYIPKTEADHCKWTDVLKDLEQIKTSKDIDVSLYTANTDEDKECQEPIMRCFFLEMKVILHECYIKNCSKTQDVFNILKNGNARFKNNELSSTTSKKCKECEEYEEKSFTEFIQNFVKVIQKECK; encoded by the exons ATGGTGCTAGGCATGTTCTTGCACAAGTGTCAAAAACTTGTGTTTCTTCTTGGAGGAAGAGTCTGTTTCAGTAGTCCAGGTGCTCTActt cTGAAAAGTATTTGTCTGCAATACCATATGTATCTTCTTCTGAAcagccatttctttttccttttgaagaatAAGACTGGACTGACCATCTTCTTCCTATG TGCTTATATACCAAAGACAGAGGCAGATCACTGCAAGTGGACAGATGTTCTGAAAGATTTGGAGCAGATCAAGACATCCAAA GACATTGATGTCAGTTTATATACTGCAAACACAGATGAGGAt aaagaatgCCAAGAACCTATAATGAGATGCTTTTTCTTAGAGATGAAAGTGATTCTTCACGAATGTTATATCAAAAATTGTAGTAAAACACAGGATGTATTCAACAtattgaaaaatggaaatgcaagatttaaaaataatgag ttgagttccacaacatcaaaaaaatgtaaagaatgtgaagaatatgaagaaaaaagttttacagAGTTTATACAGAATTTTGTAAAGGTTATACAGAAGGAATGCAAATAA
- the IL15 gene encoding interleukin-15 isoform X9: MYLLLNSHFFFLLKNKTGLTIFFLCAYIPKTEADHCKWTDVLKDLEQIKTSKDIDVSLYTANTDEDKECQEPIMRCFFLEMKVILHECYIKNCSKTQDVFNILKNGNARFKNNELSSTTSKKCKECEEYEEKSFTEFIQNFVKVIQKECK, translated from the exons ATGTATCTTCTTCTGAAcagccatttctttttccttttgaagaatAAGACTGGACTGACCATCTTCTTCCTATG TGCTTATATACCAAAGACAGAGGCAGATCACTGCAAGTGGACAGATGTTCTGAAAGATTTGGAGCAGATCAAGACATCCAAA GACATTGATGTCAGTTTATATACTGCAAACACAGATGAGGAt aaagaatgCCAAGAACCTATAATGAGATGCTTTTTCTTAGAGATGAAAGTGATTCTTCACGAATGTTATATCAAAAATTGTAGTAAAACACAGGATGTATTCAACAtattgaaaaatggaaatgcaagatttaaaaataatgag ttgagttccacaacatcaaaaaaatgtaaagaatgtgaagaatatgaagaaaaaagttttacagAGTTTATACAGAATTTTGTAAAGGTTATACAGAAGGAATGCAAATAA
- the IL15 gene encoding interleukin-15 isoform X6, with translation MSRRHHRKEKKLMNTARKIMEVEGASLLHSIALKTHLKSICLQYHMYLLLNSHFFFLLKNKTGLTIFFLCAYIPKTEADHCKWTDVLKDLEQIKTSKKECQEPIMRCFFLEMKVILHECYIKNCSKTQDVFNILKNGNARFKNNELSSTTSKKCKECEEYEEKSFTEFIQNFVKVIQKECK, from the exons ATGAGCCGCCGGCatcataggaaagaaaaaaagctgatgaaCACTGCTAGGAAGATCATGGAAGTGGAGGGAGCGTCTCTATTGCACAGTATAGCTCTG aaaacacaccTGAAAAGTATTTGTCTGCAATACCATATGTATCTTCTTCTGAAcagccatttctttttccttttgaagaatAAGACTGGACTGACCATCTTCTTCCTATG TGCTTATATACCAAAGACAGAGGCAGATCACTGCAAGTGGACAGATGTTCTGAAAGATTTGGAGCAGATCAAGACATCCAAA aaagaatgCCAAGAACCTATAATGAGATGCTTTTTCTTAGAGATGAAAGTGATTCTTCACGAATGTTATATCAAAAATTGTAGTAAAACACAGGATGTATTCAACAtattgaaaaatggaaatgcaagatttaaaaataatgag ttgagttccacaacatcaaaaaaatgtaaagaatgtgaagaatatgaagaaaaaagttttacagAGTTTATACAGAATTTTGTAAAGGTTATACAGAAGGAATGCAAATAA
- the IL15 gene encoding interleukin-15 isoform X1, whose protein sequence is MSRRHHRKEKKLMNTARKIMEVEGASLLHSIALKTHLKSICLQYHMYLLLNSHFFFLLKNKTGLTIFFLCAYIPKTEADHCKWTDVLKDLEQIKTSKDIDVSLYTANTDEDKECQEPIMRCFFLEMKVILHECYIKNCSKTQDVFNILKNGNARFKNNELSSTTSKKCKECEEYEEKSFTEFIQNFVKVIQKECK, encoded by the exons ATGAGCCGCCGGCatcataggaaagaaaaaaagctgatgaaCACTGCTAGGAAGATCATGGAAGTGGAGGGAGCGTCTCTATTGCACAGTATAGCTCTG aaaacacaccTGAAAAGTATTTGTCTGCAATACCATATGTATCTTCTTCTGAAcagccatttctttttccttttgaagaatAAGACTGGACTGACCATCTTCTTCCTATG TGCTTATATACCAAAGACAGAGGCAGATCACTGCAAGTGGACAGATGTTCTGAAAGATTTGGAGCAGATCAAGACATCCAAA GACATTGATGTCAGTTTATATACTGCAAACACAGATGAGGAt aaagaatgCCAAGAACCTATAATGAGATGCTTTTTCTTAGAGATGAAAGTGATTCTTCACGAATGTTATATCAAAAATTGTAGTAAAACACAGGATGTATTCAACAtattgaaaaatggaaatgcaagatttaaaaataatgag ttgagttccacaacatcaaaaaaatgtaaagaatgtgaagaatatgaagaaaaaagttttacagAGTTTATACAGAATTTTGTAAAGGTTATACAGAAGGAATGCAAATAA
- the IL15 gene encoding interleukin-15 isoform X3 — protein MNNNAIGCQQRGQTGEDDVTTGKTHLKSICLQYHMYLLLNSHFFFLLKNKTGLTIFFLCAYIPKTEADHCKWTDVLKDLEQIKTSKDIDVSLYTANTDEDKECQEPIMRCFFLEMKVILHECYIKNCSKTQDVFNILKNGNARFKNNELSSTTSKKCKECEEYEEKSFTEFIQNFVKVIQKECK, from the exons ATGAACAATAATGCAATAGGTTGTCAGCAGAGAGGACAGACTGGGGAAGATGATGTGACTACAGGG aaaacacaccTGAAAAGTATTTGTCTGCAATACCATATGTATCTTCTTCTGAAcagccatttctttttccttttgaagaatAAGACTGGACTGACCATCTTCTTCCTATG TGCTTATATACCAAAGACAGAGGCAGATCACTGCAAGTGGACAGATGTTCTGAAAGATTTGGAGCAGATCAAGACATCCAAA GACATTGATGTCAGTTTATATACTGCAAACACAGATGAGGAt aaagaatgCCAAGAACCTATAATGAGATGCTTTTTCTTAGAGATGAAAGTGATTCTTCACGAATGTTATATCAAAAATTGTAGTAAAACACAGGATGTATTCAACAtattgaaaaatggaaatgcaagatttaaaaataatgag ttgagttccacaacatcaaaaaaatgtaaagaatgtgaagaatatgaagaaaaaagttttacagAGTTTATACAGAATTTTGTAAAGGTTATACAGAAGGAATGCAAATAA
- the IL15 gene encoding interleukin-15 isoform X7 — MDKLRVAKNQKTHLKSICLQYHMYLLLNSHFFFLLKNKTGLTIFFLCAYIPKTEADHCKWTDVLKDLEQIKTSKDIDVSLYTANTDEDKECQEPIMRCFFLEMKVILHECYIKNCSKTQDVFNILKNGNARFKNNELSSTTSKKCKECEEYEEKSFTEFIQNFVKVIQKECK; from the exons ATGGATAAATTGAGAGTAGCCAAAAATCAG aaaacacaccTGAAAAGTATTTGTCTGCAATACCATATGTATCTTCTTCTGAAcagccatttctttttccttttgaagaatAAGACTGGACTGACCATCTTCTTCCTATG TGCTTATATACCAAAGACAGAGGCAGATCACTGCAAGTGGACAGATGTTCTGAAAGATTTGGAGCAGATCAAGACATCCAAA GACATTGATGTCAGTTTATATACTGCAAACACAGATGAGGAt aaagaatgCCAAGAACCTATAATGAGATGCTTTTTCTTAGAGATGAAAGTGATTCTTCACGAATGTTATATCAAAAATTGTAGTAAAACACAGGATGTATTCAACAtattgaaaaatggaaatgcaagatttaaaaataatgag ttgagttccacaacatcaaaaaaatgtaaagaatgtgaagaatatgaagaaaaaagttttacagAGTTTATACAGAATTTTGTAAAGGTTATACAGAAGGAATGCAAATAA
- the IL15 gene encoding interleukin-15 isoform X8, whose product MKTHLKSICLQYHMYLLLNSHFFFLLKNKTGLTIFFLCAYIPKTEADHCKWTDVLKDLEQIKTSKDIDVSLYTANTDEDKECQEPIMRCFFLEMKVILHECYIKNCSKTQDVFNILKNGNARFKNNELSSTTSKKCKECEEYEEKSFTEFIQNFVKVIQKECK is encoded by the exons atg aaaacacaccTGAAAAGTATTTGTCTGCAATACCATATGTATCTTCTTCTGAAcagccatttctttttccttttgaagaatAAGACTGGACTGACCATCTTCTTCCTATG TGCTTATATACCAAAGACAGAGGCAGATCACTGCAAGTGGACAGATGTTCTGAAAGATTTGGAGCAGATCAAGACATCCAAA GACATTGATGTCAGTTTATATACTGCAAACACAGATGAGGAt aaagaatgCCAAGAACCTATAATGAGATGCTTTTTCTTAGAGATGAAAGTGATTCTTCACGAATGTTATATCAAAAATTGTAGTAAAACACAGGATGTATTCAACAtattgaaaaatggaaatgcaagatttaaaaataatgag ttgagttccacaacatcaaaaaaatgtaaagaatgtgaagaatatgaagaaaaaagttttacagAGTTTATACAGAATTTTGTAAAGGTTATACAGAAGGAATGCAAATAA